CCACCAGTTCCAGCATGGTGTATTCTCCCTCACCCATCACTACCACATCCACGTATTCTCTTTCCAACATTTCCTGGTAATTAAAGGTGGGATGATATCCTCCCATGACCACCGTAGCTTGGGGACAGGTTTTCTTGGCCAGCTGAGCAGTTCGCAGGGCATTGGATATGGTGGGGGTCAGGGCGGTGATGGCTACCAGATCCGGATTTGCTTTTCTTATTTCATCTTCCAGTGATTCCCAGCTGAGTTCCAGTGCCGCGGCATCAATTATTTCCACATCAATATTATTTTCCTCTAAAACCGCAGCAATATATGCTATTCCCAGTGGAGGTGCCACTAATCCTATGAATTTGTATTTGGAATTAAAGTAGGGTGGATTAATGAGCAAAACTTTCATTTAATCACCTGAATAAATAAAATAATATCTAATTCACTTGGGGAGGGGGATGTCTTCATTTTCATCAACTATTATCTCTATTAGTACTGGTTTATTAAGTTTTAGTGCTCCGTGCATTGCATCTTCAACTTCCCCTGGAGCAGCCGCGATTTTGGCTTTTATATGGTAAGCATGGGCCAGTTTTAGGAAATCAGGATTTTCAAGTTTCACTTGGAATGATCCGTCATAGTAGAGCTCTTGCCACTGCCGTATAATCCCCAGGGATTGGTTATTTATCAAGCAAATTATGATGGGTAAGTCCAGTTCAGCGATAGTGGCTAGTTCCTGAACTGTCATCTGAAAACCACCATCACCCACCACAACCACTACCTTCCTATTAGGTCTGGCCAGACTAACACCCACTGATGCAGGGATTCCATAGCCCATGGGACCGAATCCGCCAGAAAAAATCATGGAAGATGGTTCTGAAACATTCATCAATAGATTTACCCATGTAGTATGGCTTCCAGCATCATTCACCAGAGTAGAATCCCCTATATTGTCTAAAATTTCTTTAATAGCTTTTTGAGGTTTTAGGGGAATGTCGTCAAAATCAGTCCTGATTTTATGAACCTTATCATATTTTTGAAGTTCCTCCAGCCATTTTTCAGTGTTTTGAGCTGATATTTCGCTAATTTTTACCAGGAAATCCTTCACATCAGCTTGGATATTGAGGGTCCCCTTTAAAACATCACTGTCCAGATTAACATGGATTACAGGAAGATTCTCTGGACCATGCCTTGGTCCTGATAAACCTTTAGGGGTTCGTTTTGATAAAAAATCCTGAGTTTTTTCAGATAAGCCTCCAATGGTTCTTTCTGATAACCTGCATCCCAAGGCCAGGATGAGGTCTGAATTTTTTCCTGCAAAGTTTGCTGCAGGGGTTCCTCGAATTCCTAAAAGCCCCATGGAAAGGGGATGTTCTTCATTTATCACTCCCCGAGCAGGGTAAGTGGTGGCCACTGGAATTTGATGCTTTTCTGCGAATATACGCATATCTTCAATGGCATTAGACCATAAAACCCCTGCTCCAGCCAGGATTAGGGGTTTTTTTGATTTCTCAAGCAGATCTTCTACTTGTTTAAAGTCAGCCCAATCTGTCTTAATGGCTACTTTCACCTGTTCATCTAGTAATGATTCATCAACTTCCTCCTGGAGAACATCACGAGGAAAGTTTAGATGTATTGGACCGGTTTTGCCGTTTTTTAGAATGAAAAGCGCCTTTTTTAAAATTCTAACCCCTTCAACAGGGTCCTTTATCAAGTGGCTTTCGAGGGTTACCGGTTCAAAAACAGCATTAATATCCACATCCTGAAAGACATTCTGATACTTCAAATTTCTTGGAACATCGCCAGTAATCACTAATAGAGGAACTGAATCTTTGTAAGCTGCCGCTACACCCATCACCAGATTTAAAGCTCCTGGCCCTGCGGATGCTGCACACACTCCTGGTTGGAATGATGCTCGTGCATATCCATCTGCTGCGTGGGCTGCACCCTGTTCATGGCGCATTAGTATGTGTTTAATAGATGATGTGCGTAGTGACTGGTACAAGGGTAGAATTTGTTCCCCTGGGTGGCCGAATATGAATTTAATACCTTCTTTTTTGAGTATTCTAACCAGGGCATCTGCTAATGAAATCTTAGCCACTTTTTGCATGGGTTAAATTATGGTGTACTAATTAATTAAACTTAATCAGAATTTTTTTGATACCTTTCAATGTACACTGAAATTGAAATTCTTAGATGAATCATCTTTTAGCTTTTCCTATTTTTTAGCAGTTTATTTAATGACAACTGAATTGATAAATTTTGAAATAATTAATTATTACCATCATATACGCACTAATAGTGATTATAATCCCATAATACTTAGTATTATTGCCCTTAATGAATACATAAGTCTTTTTATACCTATTTTGACCTTAAGGCTCCTGTGCCGCCATATGCATATACAATAGAAAGTTAACCTTTTTGTAAGAGTTTTATGGATAATTTGGAGTGTTGAACTCGTTTTTTTATTATGAAGCTGTTATCCTGGTTTTTAGCTGCTTCAGTAAGGTTAACGTTAACCATCTCACCAGTGGCGATTCCCATAGTAGGTATAATTTTCTATGCTGCTTCCTTCTAAGAAAGGACCCTGGATATTAAATCCTTTGCCAGTGATTTGTTGGTAGGGTTTTTTCAATCCAATTTACAAGATATTGAAGTAAAAACATTTTAATAAAAGTTGGGTAGTTGCTGGTGCATCCCGATACCCTGATAGTCATTATTAAAAAAAAAAATAAGTTGATTTTTGGTGAAATATTCCGCAAACCGGAGTTGAATTAAAATTATAAGTTTTTTCGTTCTTACTTTCTGTTTTTACTGAATTCCGGATTTTTTTGATAAATTTATTGATTGGATTTGCATAATCTAAGGGCGGTTTAGTATTATTGCTAGTTTAGTATTCGTTACATGGCAAAAATTTATGGGATTGATAAAACATATGTACATTAAATAAAAGTTGAGGAAATTGATGATCTTAAGGGGATAGAGGAGGGGTTAATATTGCCCAGTGAATTAGATGCTCTTTTAAAGGAAAATAGATTATTTCCACCATCTGAAGATTTATCAGAGAATAGTAATATCCAGATATGGATGAAAAGGTATGGAATTGAGGATTATGAAGAACTTCTGCAAAGGGCTGAAAAAGACCCTGAATGGTTCTGGGATGAGCTCGCCAGAGAGCTGGAATGGTTTCAACCCTATAAAGATGTCTTAAAATGGGATCCACCCCACGCAGAATGGTTCATTAAGGGTAAATTCAACATTGTGCACAATGCCCTGGACCGGCATGTTAAGACCTGGCGTAAAAATAAGGTGGCATATATATGGGAAGGTGAATCAGGAGAGGTAAAGAAGCTCACCTATCATGATCTTTATCGTAAGGTTAACCAGATGGCCAATGCCCTGCGTGGTCTTGGTGTTAAAAAGGGCGATCGTGTGTCTATTTACCTGCCCATGATCCTGGAGTTACCCATTGCCATGTTAGCTTGTGCCAAGATCGGAGCAGTGCATAGTGTGGTTTTTTCTGGTTTTTGGGCTAAAGCATTCCAGGAAAGAGCCAACGATGCTCAGGTAAAAGTTGCTATAACTGTTGACGGATTCTATCGTCGGGGAAAAGTCATACCACTTAAAGAAAATGTGGATGAAGTTTTAGATGACATTCCATCCCTGGAAAAGCTTATAGTAGTTCAACATGCCCATTGCTCTGTGGATATGAAACCTGGAAGAGATTTATGGTGGGATGAGGTGATCCAGGATCAGGAAAGAGAATGTCCCACAGAGATCATGGATGCAGAAGACCTACTTTTCATTTTATACACCTCCGGAACAACCGGGAAACCTAAAGGAGTGGTGCATGTCCATGGTGGCTACGCAGTTGGCATCTATGCCACTTTAAAAATGGTTTTTGACCTAAAAGATGAGGATATATGGTGGTGTGCTGCAGATATTGGCTGGATAACTGGCCACAGTTACATTGTTTATGCACCACTGATTATGGGAGCTACTTCCGTTATGTATGAAGGCGCTCCCGATTACCCTGATCCTGATAGATTGTGGAGGATGATTGAAGATTATGGTGTGACTGTATTCTACACCGCCCCCACCACCATTCGCATGTTCATGAAATACGGGGAAAAATGGCCTCAAAAGCATGATTTAACTTCTCTCAGACTTCTAGGTAGTGTAGGGGAACCTATTAATCCAGAAGCATGGATGTGGTACCATAAACACATTGGAAACAGGCAGTGCCCAATTATGGACACCTGGTGGCAGACTGAGACTGGTATGCATCTCATAACACCCCTCCCCATTACTCCCCTCAAGCCCGGCTCTGCGGTGAAACCATTCCCTACTGTGAAGGCAGATGTGGTGGATGATAATGGAGATTCCATCAGTGAAGGAGGCGGTCACCTGGTAATTAAAACACCCTGGCCTGCTATGTTCCGCACCCTTTACCAGGATCCGGAACGTTACATTGATGCTTACTGGAGCACCTTCCCTGGCATATATTTAAGTGGTGATGTGGCCCGTTTGGATTCGGATGGTTATTTCTGGATACAGGGCAGGGAAGATGATGTCTTAAATGTTGCAGGACACCGTATAAGCACTGCAGAGGTTGAATCTGCCCTGGTGAGTTATGATGCTGTTGCTGAAGCCGCAGTGGTGGGAAAACCAGATCCGGTAAAGGGTGAAGAAATCTGCAGTTTCGTTACCTTAAAAGAAGGATTCAGCCCCAGTCCCAGGCTTAAGCACTTTCTCCGGGAACATGTACGTAAAGAGATCGGTCCGGTGGCCAGCCCAGCTTATATTGGATTTGTAGATGACCTGCCCAAGACACGTTCTGGTAAGATCATGCGCCGGGTGATAAAGGCCAAAGTGAAAGGGGATGATGTGGGTGATATAACCACCCTGGCCAACCCTGAAGCTGTGGATGAATTGGATAATGCCTTATAAAAGATAAATTAAAAAAATATAAAAAACAGGGAAAAAAAATAAAAGAATTGTTTTTTTTTAAGATGGGATTAACCTATTACCCATTGCTTTTCTTATTTTTCCTGGTAACTTCCATTGTATTCCCCTGAACCCTTCACTGGGAAC
This window of the Methanobacteriaceae archaeon genome carries:
- the acs gene encoding acetate--CoA ligase; the protein is MPSELDALLKENRLFPPSEDLSENSNIQIWMKRYGIEDYEELLQRAEKDPEWFWDELARELEWFQPYKDVLKWDPPHAEWFIKGKFNIVHNALDRHVKTWRKNKVAYIWEGESGEVKKLTYHDLYRKVNQMANALRGLGVKKGDRVSIYLPMILELPIAMLACAKIGAVHSVVFSGFWAKAFQERANDAQVKVAITVDGFYRRGKVIPLKENVDEVLDDIPSLEKLIVVQHAHCSVDMKPGRDLWWDEVIQDQERECPTEIMDAEDLLFILYTSGTTGKPKGVVHVHGGYAVGIYATLKMVFDLKDEDIWWCAADIGWITGHSYIVYAPLIMGATSVMYEGAPDYPDPDRLWRMIEDYGVTVFYTAPTTIRMFMKYGEKWPQKHDLTSLRLLGSVGEPINPEAWMWYHKHIGNRQCPIMDTWWQTETGMHLITPLPITPLKPGSAVKPFPTVKADVVDDNGDSISEGGGHLVIKTPWPAMFRTLYQDPERYIDAYWSTFPGIYLSGDVARLDSDGYFWIQGREDDVLNVAGHRISTAEVESALVSYDAVAEAAVVGKPDPVKGEEICSFVTLKEGFSPSPRLKHFLREHVRKEIGPVASPAYIGFVDDLPKTRSGKIMRRVIKAKVKGDDVGDITTLANPEAVDELDNAL
- a CDS encoding thiamine pyrophosphate-binding protein is translated as MQKVAKISLADALVRILKKEGIKFIFGHPGEQILPLYQSLRTSSIKHILMRHEQGAAHAADGYARASFQPGVCAASAGPGALNLVMGVAAAYKDSVPLLVITGDVPRNLKYQNVFQDVDINAVFEPVTLESHLIKDPVEGVRILKKALFILKNGKTGPIHLNFPRDVLQEEVDESLLDEQVKVAIKTDWADFKQVEDLLEKSKKPLILAGAGVLWSNAIEDMRIFAEKHQIPVATTYPARGVINEEHPLSMGLLGIRGTPAANFAGKNSDLILALGCRLSERTIGGLSEKTQDFLSKRTPKGLSGPRHGPENLPVIHVNLDSDVLKGTLNIQADVKDFLVKISEISAQNTEKWLEELQKYDKVHKIRTDFDDIPLKPQKAIKEILDNIGDSTLVNDAGSHTTWVNLLMNVSEPSSMIFSGGFGPMGYGIPASVGVSLARPNRKVVVVVGDGGFQMTVQELATIAELDLPIIICLINNQSLGIIRQWQELYYDGSFQVKLENPDFLKLAHAYHIKAKIAAAPGEVEDAMHGALKLNKPVLIEIIVDENEDIPLPK